The Callithrix jacchus isolate 240 chromosome X, calJac240_pri, whole genome shotgun sequence genome contains a region encoding:
- the NXF3 gene encoding nuclear RNA export factor 3 isoform X3, with the protein MYQRRFSNVSQPVSLGMHSSSHQQQDGDAAMQGAHMESPVRYTPYAISPFHRRGSFLKQDQTHVNMEREQKPQRRVEVNRPHGTLGSWFKITIPFGIKYDEKWLLNLIQNKCSVSFIPVEFHYEKMNATFYVENASIASALKNVSGKIWDEDNEKISIFVCPDGIPHSVQRELKPEKVEQVKLAVNQQQALDIQKLPIYSGMAENSDSMADEGRGVCVRWKVRDGNLGRGQYCCCTSRVPPCLLVFSSLLPGDFMTCDTKMAPNPRKGVAASLHAHEENIPKVMSSGEMDKWKGIEPGEKCVDRSPVCTTFLNNSSNINSILELFPKLLCLDGQQSPGPTLCGLEAHKRLPTCKGSFFGSEMLKNLVLQFLQQYYLIYDSGDRRGLLGAYHNEACFSLSISFNHGDSALSILFKYFKDNRNIKMLQDPYLRGQLLKHTKRDIVDFLSALPKTQHDLSSILVDMWYQTEWMLCFSVNGVFKEVEGQSQGSVLAFTRTFITTPGSSSSLCILNDELFLRGTSHQRTQSALFTLVPTPFSSSMPAFSQEQKKMVKGFSAQSGMNFQCSQKCLHNNQQDYSRAVPVLAPPKVCVPMTESGDLAGAEKPKPNSQS; encoded by the exons ATGTACCAAAGGAGATTTAGCAATGTGTCTCAACCAGTCAGTCTTGGCATGCATTCTTCATCCCATCAGCAGCAAGATGGAGATGCAGCAATGCAGGGTGCACACATGGAATCTCCAGTAAGATA CACTCCCTATGCCATTTCACCCTTTCATCGGAGAGGCAGTTTTCTTAAACAAGACCAAACCCATGTCAACATGGAGAGAGAGCAAAAACCTCAGAGAAGAGTGGAGGTGAACAGGCCTCATGGGACCTTAGGGAGCTGGTTCAAGATCACA ATTCCATTCGGCATAAAATACGATGAGAAATGGCTGCTGAATTTGATTCAGAACAAATGCAGTGTATCCTTCATCCCAGTTGAG TTTCACTATGAAAAAATGAATGCCACCTTCTATGTGGAGAATGCCAGCATCGCCTCTGCACTGAAGAATGTCAGTGGCAAGATTTGGGATGAGGATAATGAAAAG ATATCAATCTTTGTCTGCCCTGATGGTATACCCCACTCTGTGCAGAGGGAGCTAAAGCCGGAAAAGGTGGAGCAGGTAAAG CTGGCCGTGAACCAACAACAAGCTCTTGATATCCAGAAACTCCCCATTTACTCAGGTATGGCTGAGAACAGTGATTCTATGGCAGATGAGGGCAGAGGTGTCTGTGTGAGATGGAAAGTTAGGGATGGCAACTTGGGGAGGGGTCAGTACTGTTGCTGTACCAGCCGGGTCCCTCCCTGCCTTCTGGttttctcctctctgcttcctggaGACTTTATGACCTGTGATACTAAAATGGCACCGAATCCTAGAAAGGGCGTGGCTGCCTCCCTGCATGCCCATGAAGAGAACATACCTAAG GTGATGTCTTCAGGGGAGATGGACAAGTGGAAAGGGATAGAGCCAGGAGAGAAGTGTGTGGACAGAAGCCCAGTGTGCACCACCTTCCTGAATAACTCCAGCAACATAAA CTCCATCCTGGAATTGTTCCCCAAATTATTATGCTTG GATGGCCAGCAGTCACCTGGACCAACTCTATGTGGTCTTGAAGCCCACAAGAGGTTACCAACCTGTAAG GGAAGCTTCTTTGGATCTGAGATGCTGAAGAATCTGGTCCTGCAATTCCTGCAGCA GTATTACTTGATCTATGACTCTGGAGATCGACGGGGTCTCCTCGGTGCTTACCATAATGAGGCCTGCTTCTCCCTGAGCATTTCCTTCAACCATGGGGACTCAGCCCT GAGTATCTTGTTCAAGTACTTCAAGGATAACAGGAATATAAAAATGCTCCAAGACCCCT ACCTTCGGGGACAGTTGCTGAAGCACACAAAACGTGACATTGTGGACTTCCTCAGTGCATTGCCCAAAACTCAGCATGACCTCAGCTCCATCCTGGTGGACATGTGGTACCAGACG GAATGGATGCTCTGCTTTTCTGTCAATGGGGTGTTCAAGGAAG TGGAAGGACAGTCTCAGGGTTCTGTTCTCGCCTTCACCCGGACCTTCATCACTACCCCTGGTAGCAGTTCCAG TTTATGCATCCTGAATGATGAGCTCTTTTTGCGGGGTACCAGCCACCAAAGGACCCAGAGTGCCTTGTTCACCCTAGTGCCCACACCCTTCTCCAGCTCCATGCCTGCCTTCTCCCAGGAGCAGAAGAAAATGGTGAAGGGTTTCTCTGCCCAGTCTGGGATGAACTTCCAGTGTTCTCAAAA GTGCCTTCATAACAACCAGCAGGACTACAGCAGAGCTGTTCCAGTTCTTGCACCACCCAAG GTGTGCGTCCCTATGACTGAATCAGGAGATCTGGCTGGGGCTGAGAAGCCAAAGCCCAACTCACAGAGCTGA
- the NXF3 gene encoding nuclear RNA export factor 3 isoform X6 yields the protein MGHSDQVVRRRARCLDMYQRRFSNVSQPVSLGMHSSSHQQQDGDAAMQGAHMESPVRYTPYAISPFHRRGSFLKQDQTHVNMEREQKPQRRVEVNRPHGTLGSWFKITIPFGIKYDEKWLLNLIQNKCSVSFIPVEFHYEKMNATFYVENASIASALKNVSGKIWDEDNEKISIFVCPDGIPHSVQRELKPEKVEQLAVNQQQALDIQKLPIYSDFMTCDTKMAPNPRKGVAASLHAHEENIPKVMSSGEMDKWKGIEPGEKCVDRSPVCTTFLNNSSNINSILELFPKLLCLDGQQSPGPTLCGLEAHKRLPTCKGSFFGSEMLKNLVLQFLQQYYLIYDSGDRRGLLGAYHNEACFSLSISFNHGDSALSILFKYFKDNRNIKMLQDPYLRGQLLKHTKRDIVDFLSALPKTQHDLSSILVDMWYQTEWMLCFSVNGVFKEVEGQSQGSVLAFTRTFITTPGSSSSLCILNDELFLRGTSHQRTQSALFTLVPTPFSSSMPAFSQEQKKMVKGFSAQSGMNFQCSQKCLHNNQQDYSRAVPVLAPPKVCVPMTESGDLAGAEKPKPNSQS from the exons ATGG GTCACAGTGATCAAGTTGTTCGAAGAAGAGCAAGATGTTTGGATATGTACCAAAGGAGATTTAGCAATGTGTCTCAACCAGTCAGTCTTGGCATGCATTCTTCATCCCATCAGCAGCAAGATGGAGATGCAGCAATGCAGGGTGCACACATGGAATCTCCAGTAAGATA CACTCCCTATGCCATTTCACCCTTTCATCGGAGAGGCAGTTTTCTTAAACAAGACCAAACCCATGTCAACATGGAGAGAGAGCAAAAACCTCAGAGAAGAGTGGAGGTGAACAGGCCTCATGGGACCTTAGGGAGCTGGTTCAAGATCACA ATTCCATTCGGCATAAAATACGATGAGAAATGGCTGCTGAATTTGATTCAGAACAAATGCAGTGTATCCTTCATCCCAGTTGAG TTTCACTATGAAAAAATGAATGCCACCTTCTATGTGGAGAATGCCAGCATCGCCTCTGCACTGAAGAATGTCAGTGGCAAGATTTGGGATGAGGATAATGAAAAG ATATCAATCTTTGTCTGCCCTGATGGTATACCCCACTCTGTGCAGAGGGAGCTAAAGCCGGAAAAGGTGGAGCAG CTGGCCGTGAACCAACAACAAGCTCTTGATATCCAGAAACTCCCCATTTACTCAG ACTTTATGACCTGTGATACTAAAATGGCACCGAATCCTAGAAAGGGCGTGGCTGCCTCCCTGCATGCCCATGAAGAGAACATACCTAAG GTGATGTCTTCAGGGGAGATGGACAAGTGGAAAGGGATAGAGCCAGGAGAGAAGTGTGTGGACAGAAGCCCAGTGTGCACCACCTTCCTGAATAACTCCAGCAACATAAA CTCCATCCTGGAATTGTTCCCCAAATTATTATGCTTG GATGGCCAGCAGTCACCTGGACCAACTCTATGTGGTCTTGAAGCCCACAAGAGGTTACCAACCTGTAAG GGAAGCTTCTTTGGATCTGAGATGCTGAAGAATCTGGTCCTGCAATTCCTGCAGCA GTATTACTTGATCTATGACTCTGGAGATCGACGGGGTCTCCTCGGTGCTTACCATAATGAGGCCTGCTTCTCCCTGAGCATTTCCTTCAACCATGGGGACTCAGCCCT GAGTATCTTGTTCAAGTACTTCAAGGATAACAGGAATATAAAAATGCTCCAAGACCCCT ACCTTCGGGGACAGTTGCTGAAGCACACAAAACGTGACATTGTGGACTTCCTCAGTGCATTGCCCAAAACTCAGCATGACCTCAGCTCCATCCTGGTGGACATGTGGTACCAGACG GAATGGATGCTCTGCTTTTCTGTCAATGGGGTGTTCAAGGAAG TGGAAGGACAGTCTCAGGGTTCTGTTCTCGCCTTCACCCGGACCTTCATCACTACCCCTGGTAGCAGTTCCAG TTTATGCATCCTGAATGATGAGCTCTTTTTGCGGGGTACCAGCCACCAAAGGACCCAGAGTGCCTTGTTCACCCTAGTGCCCACACCCTTCTCCAGCTCCATGCCTGCCTTCTCCCAGGAGCAGAAGAAAATGGTGAAGGGTTTCTCTGCCCAGTCTGGGATGAACTTCCAGTGTTCTCAAAA GTGCCTTCATAACAACCAGCAGGACTACAGCAGAGCTGTTCCAGTTCTTGCACCACCCAAG GTGTGCGTCCCTATGACTGAATCAGGAGATCTGGCTGGGGCTGAGAAGCCAAAGCCCAACTCACAGAGCTGA
- the NXF3 gene encoding nuclear RNA export factor 3 isoform X2 — MGHSDQVVRRRARCLDMYQRRFSNVSQPVSLGMHSSSHQQQDGDAAMQGAHMESPVRYTPYAISPFHRRGSFLKQDQTHVNMEREQKPQRRVEVNRPHGTLGSWFKITIPFGIKYDEKWLLNLIQNKCSVSFIPVEFHYEKMNATFYVENASIASALKNVSGKIWDEDNEKISIFVCPDGIPHSVQRELKPEKVEQLAVNQQQALDIQKLPIYSGMAENSDSMADEGRGVCVRWKVRDGNLGRGQYCCCTSRVPPCLLVFSSLLPGDFMTCDTKMAPNPRKGVAASLHAHEENIPKVMSSGEMDKWKGIEPGEKCVDRSPVCTTFLNNSSNINSILELFPKLLCLDGQQSPGPTLCGLEAHKRLPTCKGSFFGSEMLKNLVLQFLQQYYLIYDSGDRRGLLGAYHNEACFSLSISFNHGDSALSILFKYFKDNRNIKMLQDPYLRGQLLKHTKRDIVDFLSALPKTQHDLSSILVDMWYQTEWMLCFSVNGVFKEVEGQSQGSVLAFTRTFITTPGSSSSLCILNDELFLRGTSHQRTQSALFTLVPTPFSSSMPAFSQEQKKMVKGFSAQSGMNFQCSQKCLHNNQQDYSRAVPVLAPPKVCVPMTESGDLAGAEKPKPNSQS, encoded by the exons ATGG GTCACAGTGATCAAGTTGTTCGAAGAAGAGCAAGATGTTTGGATATGTACCAAAGGAGATTTAGCAATGTGTCTCAACCAGTCAGTCTTGGCATGCATTCTTCATCCCATCAGCAGCAAGATGGAGATGCAGCAATGCAGGGTGCACACATGGAATCTCCAGTAAGATA CACTCCCTATGCCATTTCACCCTTTCATCGGAGAGGCAGTTTTCTTAAACAAGACCAAACCCATGTCAACATGGAGAGAGAGCAAAAACCTCAGAGAAGAGTGGAGGTGAACAGGCCTCATGGGACCTTAGGGAGCTGGTTCAAGATCACA ATTCCATTCGGCATAAAATACGATGAGAAATGGCTGCTGAATTTGATTCAGAACAAATGCAGTGTATCCTTCATCCCAGTTGAG TTTCACTATGAAAAAATGAATGCCACCTTCTATGTGGAGAATGCCAGCATCGCCTCTGCACTGAAGAATGTCAGTGGCAAGATTTGGGATGAGGATAATGAAAAG ATATCAATCTTTGTCTGCCCTGATGGTATACCCCACTCTGTGCAGAGGGAGCTAAAGCCGGAAAAGGTGGAGCAG CTGGCCGTGAACCAACAACAAGCTCTTGATATCCAGAAACTCCCCATTTACTCAGGTATGGCTGAGAACAGTGATTCTATGGCAGATGAGGGCAGAGGTGTCTGTGTGAGATGGAAAGTTAGGGATGGCAACTTGGGGAGGGGTCAGTACTGTTGCTGTACCAGCCGGGTCCCTCCCTGCCTTCTGGttttctcctctctgcttcctggaGACTTTATGACCTGTGATACTAAAATGGCACCGAATCCTAGAAAGGGCGTGGCTGCCTCCCTGCATGCCCATGAAGAGAACATACCTAAG GTGATGTCTTCAGGGGAGATGGACAAGTGGAAAGGGATAGAGCCAGGAGAGAAGTGTGTGGACAGAAGCCCAGTGTGCACCACCTTCCTGAATAACTCCAGCAACATAAA CTCCATCCTGGAATTGTTCCCCAAATTATTATGCTTG GATGGCCAGCAGTCACCTGGACCAACTCTATGTGGTCTTGAAGCCCACAAGAGGTTACCAACCTGTAAG GGAAGCTTCTTTGGATCTGAGATGCTGAAGAATCTGGTCCTGCAATTCCTGCAGCA GTATTACTTGATCTATGACTCTGGAGATCGACGGGGTCTCCTCGGTGCTTACCATAATGAGGCCTGCTTCTCCCTGAGCATTTCCTTCAACCATGGGGACTCAGCCCT GAGTATCTTGTTCAAGTACTTCAAGGATAACAGGAATATAAAAATGCTCCAAGACCCCT ACCTTCGGGGACAGTTGCTGAAGCACACAAAACGTGACATTGTGGACTTCCTCAGTGCATTGCCCAAAACTCAGCATGACCTCAGCTCCATCCTGGTGGACATGTGGTACCAGACG GAATGGATGCTCTGCTTTTCTGTCAATGGGGTGTTCAAGGAAG TGGAAGGACAGTCTCAGGGTTCTGTTCTCGCCTTCACCCGGACCTTCATCACTACCCCTGGTAGCAGTTCCAG TTTATGCATCCTGAATGATGAGCTCTTTTTGCGGGGTACCAGCCACCAAAGGACCCAGAGTGCCTTGTTCACCCTAGTGCCCACACCCTTCTCCAGCTCCATGCCTGCCTTCTCCCAGGAGCAGAAGAAAATGGTGAAGGGTTTCTCTGCCCAGTCTGGGATGAACTTCCAGTGTTCTCAAAA GTGCCTTCATAACAACCAGCAGGACTACAGCAGAGCTGTTCCAGTTCTTGCACCACCCAAG GTGTGCGTCCCTATGACTGAATCAGGAGATCTGGCTGGGGCTGAGAAGCCAAAGCCCAACTCACAGAGCTGA
- the NXF3 gene encoding nuclear RNA export factor 3 isoform X5, with amino-acid sequence MGHSDQVVRRRARCLDMYQRRFSNVSQPVSLGMHSSSHQQQDGDAAMQGAHMESPVRYTPYAISPFHRRGSFLKQDQTHVNMEREQKPQRRVEVNRPHGTLGSWFKITIPFGIKYDEKWLLNLIQNKCSVSFIPVEFHYEKMNATFYVENASIASALKNVSGKIWDEDNEKISIFVCPDGIPHSVQRELKPEKVEQVKLAVNQQQALDIQKLPIYSDFMTCDTKMAPNPRKGVAASLHAHEENIPKVMSSGEMDKWKGIEPGEKCVDRSPVCTTFLNNSSNINSILELFPKLLCLDGQQSPGPTLCGLEAHKRLPTCKGSFFGSEMLKNLVLQFLQQYYLIYDSGDRRGLLGAYHNEACFSLSISFNHGDSALSILFKYFKDNRNIKMLQDPYLRGQLLKHTKRDIVDFLSALPKTQHDLSSILVDMWYQTEWMLCFSVNGVFKEVEGQSQGSVLAFTRTFITTPGSSSSLCILNDELFLRGTSHQRTQSALFTLVPTPFSSSMPAFSQEQKKMVKGFSAQSGMNFQCSQKCLHNNQQDYSRAVPVLAPPKVCVPMTESGDLAGAEKPKPNSQS; translated from the exons ATGG GTCACAGTGATCAAGTTGTTCGAAGAAGAGCAAGATGTTTGGATATGTACCAAAGGAGATTTAGCAATGTGTCTCAACCAGTCAGTCTTGGCATGCATTCTTCATCCCATCAGCAGCAAGATGGAGATGCAGCAATGCAGGGTGCACACATGGAATCTCCAGTAAGATA CACTCCCTATGCCATTTCACCCTTTCATCGGAGAGGCAGTTTTCTTAAACAAGACCAAACCCATGTCAACATGGAGAGAGAGCAAAAACCTCAGAGAAGAGTGGAGGTGAACAGGCCTCATGGGACCTTAGGGAGCTGGTTCAAGATCACA ATTCCATTCGGCATAAAATACGATGAGAAATGGCTGCTGAATTTGATTCAGAACAAATGCAGTGTATCCTTCATCCCAGTTGAG TTTCACTATGAAAAAATGAATGCCACCTTCTATGTGGAGAATGCCAGCATCGCCTCTGCACTGAAGAATGTCAGTGGCAAGATTTGGGATGAGGATAATGAAAAG ATATCAATCTTTGTCTGCCCTGATGGTATACCCCACTCTGTGCAGAGGGAGCTAAAGCCGGAAAAGGTGGAGCAGGTAAAG CTGGCCGTGAACCAACAACAAGCTCTTGATATCCAGAAACTCCCCATTTACTCAG ACTTTATGACCTGTGATACTAAAATGGCACCGAATCCTAGAAAGGGCGTGGCTGCCTCCCTGCATGCCCATGAAGAGAACATACCTAAG GTGATGTCTTCAGGGGAGATGGACAAGTGGAAAGGGATAGAGCCAGGAGAGAAGTGTGTGGACAGAAGCCCAGTGTGCACCACCTTCCTGAATAACTCCAGCAACATAAA CTCCATCCTGGAATTGTTCCCCAAATTATTATGCTTG GATGGCCAGCAGTCACCTGGACCAACTCTATGTGGTCTTGAAGCCCACAAGAGGTTACCAACCTGTAAG GGAAGCTTCTTTGGATCTGAGATGCTGAAGAATCTGGTCCTGCAATTCCTGCAGCA GTATTACTTGATCTATGACTCTGGAGATCGACGGGGTCTCCTCGGTGCTTACCATAATGAGGCCTGCTTCTCCCTGAGCATTTCCTTCAACCATGGGGACTCAGCCCT GAGTATCTTGTTCAAGTACTTCAAGGATAACAGGAATATAAAAATGCTCCAAGACCCCT ACCTTCGGGGACAGTTGCTGAAGCACACAAAACGTGACATTGTGGACTTCCTCAGTGCATTGCCCAAAACTCAGCATGACCTCAGCTCCATCCTGGTGGACATGTGGTACCAGACG GAATGGATGCTCTGCTTTTCTGTCAATGGGGTGTTCAAGGAAG TGGAAGGACAGTCTCAGGGTTCTGTTCTCGCCTTCACCCGGACCTTCATCACTACCCCTGGTAGCAGTTCCAG TTTATGCATCCTGAATGATGAGCTCTTTTTGCGGGGTACCAGCCACCAAAGGACCCAGAGTGCCTTGTTCACCCTAGTGCCCACACCCTTCTCCAGCTCCATGCCTGCCTTCTCCCAGGAGCAGAAGAAAATGGTGAAGGGTTTCTCTGCCCAGTCTGGGATGAACTTCCAGTGTTCTCAAAA GTGCCTTCATAACAACCAGCAGGACTACAGCAGAGCTGTTCCAGTTCTTGCACCACCCAAG GTGTGCGTCCCTATGACTGAATCAGGAGATCTGGCTGGGGCTGAGAAGCCAAAGCCCAACTCACAGAGCTGA
- the NXF3 gene encoding nuclear RNA export factor 3 isoform X1, with translation MGHSDQVVRRRARCLDMYQRRFSNVSQPVSLGMHSSSHQQQDGDAAMQGAHMESPVRYTPYAISPFHRRGSFLKQDQTHVNMEREQKPQRRVEVNRPHGTLGSWFKITIPFGIKYDEKWLLNLIQNKCSVSFIPVEFHYEKMNATFYVENASIASALKNVSGKIWDEDNEKISIFVCPDGIPHSVQRELKPEKVEQVKLAVNQQQALDIQKLPIYSGMAENSDSMADEGRGVCVRWKVRDGNLGRGQYCCCTSRVPPCLLVFSSLLPGDFMTCDTKMAPNPRKGVAASLHAHEENIPKVMSSGEMDKWKGIEPGEKCVDRSPVCTTFLNNSSNINSILELFPKLLCLDGQQSPGPTLCGLEAHKRLPTCKGSFFGSEMLKNLVLQFLQQYYLIYDSGDRRGLLGAYHNEACFSLSISFNHGDSALSILFKYFKDNRNIKMLQDPYLRGQLLKHTKRDIVDFLSALPKTQHDLSSILVDMWYQTEWMLCFSVNGVFKEVEGQSQGSVLAFTRTFITTPGSSSSLCILNDELFLRGTSHQRTQSALFTLVPTPFSSSMPAFSQEQKKMVKGFSAQSGMNFQCSQKCLHNNQQDYSRAVPVLAPPKVCVPMTESGDLAGAEKPKPNSQS, from the exons ATGG GTCACAGTGATCAAGTTGTTCGAAGAAGAGCAAGATGTTTGGATATGTACCAAAGGAGATTTAGCAATGTGTCTCAACCAGTCAGTCTTGGCATGCATTCTTCATCCCATCAGCAGCAAGATGGAGATGCAGCAATGCAGGGTGCACACATGGAATCTCCAGTAAGATA CACTCCCTATGCCATTTCACCCTTTCATCGGAGAGGCAGTTTTCTTAAACAAGACCAAACCCATGTCAACATGGAGAGAGAGCAAAAACCTCAGAGAAGAGTGGAGGTGAACAGGCCTCATGGGACCTTAGGGAGCTGGTTCAAGATCACA ATTCCATTCGGCATAAAATACGATGAGAAATGGCTGCTGAATTTGATTCAGAACAAATGCAGTGTATCCTTCATCCCAGTTGAG TTTCACTATGAAAAAATGAATGCCACCTTCTATGTGGAGAATGCCAGCATCGCCTCTGCACTGAAGAATGTCAGTGGCAAGATTTGGGATGAGGATAATGAAAAG ATATCAATCTTTGTCTGCCCTGATGGTATACCCCACTCTGTGCAGAGGGAGCTAAAGCCGGAAAAGGTGGAGCAGGTAAAG CTGGCCGTGAACCAACAACAAGCTCTTGATATCCAGAAACTCCCCATTTACTCAGGTATGGCTGAGAACAGTGATTCTATGGCAGATGAGGGCAGAGGTGTCTGTGTGAGATGGAAAGTTAGGGATGGCAACTTGGGGAGGGGTCAGTACTGTTGCTGTACCAGCCGGGTCCCTCCCTGCCTTCTGGttttctcctctctgcttcctggaGACTTTATGACCTGTGATACTAAAATGGCACCGAATCCTAGAAAGGGCGTGGCTGCCTCCCTGCATGCCCATGAAGAGAACATACCTAAG GTGATGTCTTCAGGGGAGATGGACAAGTGGAAAGGGATAGAGCCAGGAGAGAAGTGTGTGGACAGAAGCCCAGTGTGCACCACCTTCCTGAATAACTCCAGCAACATAAA CTCCATCCTGGAATTGTTCCCCAAATTATTATGCTTG GATGGCCAGCAGTCACCTGGACCAACTCTATGTGGTCTTGAAGCCCACAAGAGGTTACCAACCTGTAAG GGAAGCTTCTTTGGATCTGAGATGCTGAAGAATCTGGTCCTGCAATTCCTGCAGCA GTATTACTTGATCTATGACTCTGGAGATCGACGGGGTCTCCTCGGTGCTTACCATAATGAGGCCTGCTTCTCCCTGAGCATTTCCTTCAACCATGGGGACTCAGCCCT GAGTATCTTGTTCAAGTACTTCAAGGATAACAGGAATATAAAAATGCTCCAAGACCCCT ACCTTCGGGGACAGTTGCTGAAGCACACAAAACGTGACATTGTGGACTTCCTCAGTGCATTGCCCAAAACTCAGCATGACCTCAGCTCCATCCTGGTGGACATGTGGTACCAGACG GAATGGATGCTCTGCTTTTCTGTCAATGGGGTGTTCAAGGAAG TGGAAGGACAGTCTCAGGGTTCTGTTCTCGCCTTCACCCGGACCTTCATCACTACCCCTGGTAGCAGTTCCAG TTTATGCATCCTGAATGATGAGCTCTTTTTGCGGGGTACCAGCCACCAAAGGACCCAGAGTGCCTTGTTCACCCTAGTGCCCACACCCTTCTCCAGCTCCATGCCTGCCTTCTCCCAGGAGCAGAAGAAAATGGTGAAGGGTTTCTCTGCCCAGTCTGGGATGAACTTCCAGTGTTCTCAAAA GTGCCTTCATAACAACCAGCAGGACTACAGCAGAGCTGTTCCAGTTCTTGCACCACCCAAG GTGTGCGTCCCTATGACTGAATCAGGAGATCTGGCTGGGGCTGAGAAGCCAAAGCCCAACTCACAGAGCTGA
- the NXF3 gene encoding nuclear RNA export factor 3 isoform X7, whose product MYQRRFSNVSQPVSLGMHSSSHQQQDGDAAMQGAHMESPVRYTPYAISPFHRRGSFLKQDQTHVNMEREQKPQRRVEVNRPHGTLGSWFKITIPFGIKYDEKWLLNLIQNKCSVSFIPVEFHYEKMNATFYVENASIASALKNVSGKIWDEDNEKISIFVCPDGIPHSVQRELKPEKVEQVKLAVNQQQALDIQKLPIYSDFMTCDTKMAPNPRKGVAASLHAHEENIPKVMSSGEMDKWKGIEPGEKCVDRSPVCTTFLNNSSNINSILELFPKLLCLDGQQSPGPTLCGLEAHKRLPTCKGSFFGSEMLKNLVLQFLQQYYLIYDSGDRRGLLGAYHNEACFSLSISFNHGDSALSILFKYFKDNRNIKMLQDPYLRGQLLKHTKRDIVDFLSALPKTQHDLSSILVDMWYQTEWMLCFSVNGVFKEVEGQSQGSVLAFTRTFITTPGSSSSLCILNDELFLRGTSHQRTQSALFTLVPTPFSSSMPAFSQEQKKMVKGFSAQSGMNFQCSQKCLHNNQQDYSRAVPVLAPPKVCVPMTESGDLAGAEKPKPNSQS is encoded by the exons ATGTACCAAAGGAGATTTAGCAATGTGTCTCAACCAGTCAGTCTTGGCATGCATTCTTCATCCCATCAGCAGCAAGATGGAGATGCAGCAATGCAGGGTGCACACATGGAATCTCCAGTAAGATA CACTCCCTATGCCATTTCACCCTTTCATCGGAGAGGCAGTTTTCTTAAACAAGACCAAACCCATGTCAACATGGAGAGAGAGCAAAAACCTCAGAGAAGAGTGGAGGTGAACAGGCCTCATGGGACCTTAGGGAGCTGGTTCAAGATCACA ATTCCATTCGGCATAAAATACGATGAGAAATGGCTGCTGAATTTGATTCAGAACAAATGCAGTGTATCCTTCATCCCAGTTGAG TTTCACTATGAAAAAATGAATGCCACCTTCTATGTGGAGAATGCCAGCATCGCCTCTGCACTGAAGAATGTCAGTGGCAAGATTTGGGATGAGGATAATGAAAAG ATATCAATCTTTGTCTGCCCTGATGGTATACCCCACTCTGTGCAGAGGGAGCTAAAGCCGGAAAAGGTGGAGCAGGTAAAG CTGGCCGTGAACCAACAACAAGCTCTTGATATCCAGAAACTCCCCATTTACTCAG ACTTTATGACCTGTGATACTAAAATGGCACCGAATCCTAGAAAGGGCGTGGCTGCCTCCCTGCATGCCCATGAAGAGAACATACCTAAG GTGATGTCTTCAGGGGAGATGGACAAGTGGAAAGGGATAGAGCCAGGAGAGAAGTGTGTGGACAGAAGCCCAGTGTGCACCACCTTCCTGAATAACTCCAGCAACATAAA CTCCATCCTGGAATTGTTCCCCAAATTATTATGCTTG GATGGCCAGCAGTCACCTGGACCAACTCTATGTGGTCTTGAAGCCCACAAGAGGTTACCAACCTGTAAG GGAAGCTTCTTTGGATCTGAGATGCTGAAGAATCTGGTCCTGCAATTCCTGCAGCA GTATTACTTGATCTATGACTCTGGAGATCGACGGGGTCTCCTCGGTGCTTACCATAATGAGGCCTGCTTCTCCCTGAGCATTTCCTTCAACCATGGGGACTCAGCCCT GAGTATCTTGTTCAAGTACTTCAAGGATAACAGGAATATAAAAATGCTCCAAGACCCCT ACCTTCGGGGACAGTTGCTGAAGCACACAAAACGTGACATTGTGGACTTCCTCAGTGCATTGCCCAAAACTCAGCATGACCTCAGCTCCATCCTGGTGGACATGTGGTACCAGACG GAATGGATGCTCTGCTTTTCTGTCAATGGGGTGTTCAAGGAAG TGGAAGGACAGTCTCAGGGTTCTGTTCTCGCCTTCACCCGGACCTTCATCACTACCCCTGGTAGCAGTTCCAG TTTATGCATCCTGAATGATGAGCTCTTTTTGCGGGGTACCAGCCACCAAAGGACCCAGAGTGCCTTGTTCACCCTAGTGCCCACACCCTTCTCCAGCTCCATGCCTGCCTTCTCCCAGGAGCAGAAGAAAATGGTGAAGGGTTTCTCTGCCCAGTCTGGGATGAACTTCCAGTGTTCTCAAAA GTGCCTTCATAACAACCAGCAGGACTACAGCAGAGCTGTTCCAGTTCTTGCACCACCCAAG GTGTGCGTCCCTATGACTGAATCAGGAGATCTGGCTGGGGCTGAGAAGCCAAAGCCCAACTCACAGAGCTGA